From a region of the Oscillatoria sp. FACHB-1407 genome:
- the phnL gene encoding phosphonate C-P lyase system protein PhnL — translation MVDDLFAIARSRHTMVTNNLTATIALSLTYTDNPRSPLGLPTNTVLYAESLYKSFVLHAQGGIQLDVLHGTSLSLTAGECVALVGASGSGKSTFMRSLYGNYRIDRGSIWVKHEQRWVDLPQLQPHELIDVRQKTIGYVSQFLRVIPRVSALDVAAEPLIELGFVPEVAYDRVRELFTRLNLAERLWNLSPTTFSGGEKQRVNIARAFSVNYPILLLDEPTSALDAINRDVVVQLIEERKSQGCAMIGIFHDDEVRERVCTRALNF, via the coding sequence ATGGTTGATGATCTATTTGCGATCGCGAGGAGTAGACACACAATGGTAACTAATAATCTAACAGCAACAATTGCTCTTTCTCTAACATACACTGACAATCCTCGATCGCCGCTTGGTCTTCCTACTAACACAGTGTTGTATGCGGAGTCTCTCTATAAAAGTTTTGTGTTACACGCGCAGGGAGGAATTCAGTTGGATGTGTTGCATGGTACATCCTTGAGCTTGACAGCGGGTGAATGTGTGGCGTTAGTGGGGGCGTCTGGTTCTGGCAAATCGACCTTTATGCGATCGCTCTATGGTAATTACCGCATCGATCGCGGCTCGATTTGGGTGAAGCATGAACAACGTTGGGTTGATTTGCCACAATTGCAACCGCATGAGTTAATTGATGTGCGGCAAAAAACAATTGGTTACGTTAGTCAATTCTTGCGAGTGATTCCTCGTGTATCAGCGTTAGATGTTGCAGCAGAGCCTCTGATCGAGTTGGGATTTGTTCCTGAAGTTGCATATGACCGAGTTCGGGAGTTGTTTACCCGATTGAACCTGGCAGAGCGATTGTGGAATCTTTCCCCGACTACATTTTCAGGCGGTGAAAAGCAACGGGTGAATATTGCTCGTGCATTTTCCGTGAACTATCCAATCCTGTTATTAGATGAACCCACATCTGCTTTAGATGCAATCAATCGGGATGTGGTTGTGCAGTTGATTGAAGAACGAAAGTCTCAAGGTTGTGCCATGATTGGCATTTTTCACGATGATGAAGTGCGTGAGCGAGTATGTACTAGAGCGTTAAATTTCTAA
- the phnM gene encoding phosphonate metabolism protein PhnM: protein MNEHVYTNYRLQLPDQEVLGTLVVRDGAIADIQPGLVAQGQNGDGDYLLPGLIELHTDNLEQCISPRPKVRFPLEAAVVYHDRELISAGVTTVCDAIAVGDITPTSIRLTQFAPMINAITDAQTHGRLTADHRLHLRCELAYEHVCDITAQFVEHPLLALVSLMDHTPGQRQFANVQKYREYYMGKHHISETEIDAFIQDRIEAQQRYVSQNRQQLVELMRSQNIPLASHDDATVEHVQEAIADGAVIAEFPTTIDAAKASHQHGLQILMGAPNLVLGGSHSGNVSAMELAELDLVDIFSSDYVPQSLLQAMFLITRQTQKPLYKAAKLFTLNSAKAIGLDGDRGSLAVGKRADFITVHDDGIVPRLTSVVRTGRRVA from the coding sequence ATGAACGAACACGTCTACACAAACTACCGTCTGCAATTACCCGATCAAGAGGTTTTAGGTACACTCGTTGTGCGAGATGGAGCGATCGCCGACATCCAACCAGGACTCGTGGCTCAAGGGCAAAATGGGGATGGCGACTATCTGTTGCCTGGATTGATTGAACTGCATACGGATAACTTAGAGCAATGCATTTCCCCGCGCCCTAAGGTACGTTTTCCGCTAGAAGCCGCTGTGGTGTATCACGATCGCGAATTGATCAGCGCGGGAGTAACGACTGTTTGTGATGCGATCGCCGTTGGAGATATCACCCCCACCTCCATTCGACTCACCCAATTTGCCCCCATGATCAATGCCATCACAGACGCGCAGACACACGGACGCTTAACGGCAGATCATCGACTGCATCTGCGTTGTGAGTTGGCGTATGAGCATGTTTGTGATATCACTGCACAGTTTGTTGAGCATCCATTACTGGCATTGGTGTCTTTAATGGATCACACTCCAGGACAACGGCAATTTGCTAATGTGCAGAAGTACCGTGAATATTACATGGGTAAACACCACATTTCCGAAACTGAAATTGATGCGTTTATTCAGGATCGGATTGAAGCGCAACAACGATATGTATCCCAAAATCGACAGCAATTAGTTGAGTTAATGCGATCGCAAAACATTCCCCTGGCGAGTCATGATGACGCAACTGTGGAGCATGTCCAGGAAGCGATCGCCGATGGAGCCGTCATCGCTGAATTTCCCACCACGATTGATGCAGCAAAAGCGTCTCATCAGCATGGATTGCAAATATTAATGGGTGCTCCCAACCTAGTATTAGGGGGTTCTCATTCCGGTAATGTTTCTGCAATGGAACTTGCAGAACTCGATCTGGTGGATATTTTTTCGTCTGATTACGTCCCTCAAAGTTTACTGCAAGCGATGTTTCTGATCACACGTCAGACTCAAAAACCCCTCTACAAAGCGGCTAAATTATTTACATTGAATTCTGCAAAAGCAATTGGATTAGATGGCGATCGCGGCAGTTTAGCAGTTGGCAAACGAGCAGATTTCATCACGGTTCATGACGATGGCATCGTACCTCGGTTGACCTCAGTTGTAAGAACAGGGCGACGGGTAGCGTAA
- a CDS encoding alpha-D-ribose 1-methylphosphonate 5-triphosphate diphosphatase has product MDKPSFAKLALQGATVLTPSGWFPDATVLIEDGQFVSIDQQTKPSGYVAIDVTGFNLLPGIVDIHGDAFERMICPRPGVNFPLEMAIAENDRTLLSAGITTFFYSVTDSFEPGLRSRDTVRRVLEIVSDKQTGLQVDSRIHVRHEQANTADHKELCDWLEQGKIQLLSLNNHLPPATDDETLIRYTKGLRQRIKLSDAEIRSLIEAAMERQEEGLHQVEHLVKVAHQNQIPVASHDDETEVDVALSARRGVAIAEFPASIPLAKRSQEYGAAVLMGAPNLVRGGSHVGYMSVADAVQAGVVDCLCSDYHYPSLFNAPFKLALGLMSFEAAWKLVSTNPAKAAGIGDRKGSIVPGLDADFLLVKPDRSLPSAIASVYIKGQEVARYS; this is encoded by the coding sequence ATGGACAAACCTTCATTTGCAAAACTTGCCCTCCAGGGTGCAACGGTTTTAACTCCATCTGGATGGTTCCCCGATGCTACAGTGCTCATTGAGGATGGTCAGTTTGTCAGCATTGACCAGCAGACCAAACCCAGCGGTTACGTTGCGATCGATGTGACTGGATTCAACCTGCTACCGGGCATAGTCGATATCCACGGGGATGCGTTTGAGCGGATGATTTGTCCTCGTCCCGGAGTCAACTTTCCCTTAGAGATGGCGATCGCCGAGAATGATCGCACGCTCCTATCAGCAGGTATCACCACTTTTTTCTACTCCGTAACAGATTCCTTTGAACCCGGTCTGAGGAGCCGAGACACCGTGCGGCGAGTCCTGGAGATTGTGTCGGATAAACAGACTGGATTGCAAGTGGATAGCCGAATTCATGTGCGCCATGAGCAAGCAAATACGGCTGACCACAAGGAATTATGTGACTGGTTAGAGCAGGGTAAGATTCAGTTGTTATCCCTCAACAACCACCTGCCTCCGGCAACGGATGATGAGACGCTGATCCGCTATACCAAAGGGCTACGACAACGGATCAAGTTGTCGGATGCTGAGATTCGATCGCTGATTGAAGCGGCAATGGAGCGGCAAGAAGAAGGGTTGCACCAGGTTGAACATCTGGTGAAGGTCGCTCACCAGAACCAAATTCCCGTAGCCTCCCACGATGATGAAACCGAGGTAGATGTGGCGTTGAGCGCAAGGCGGGGAGTGGCGATCGCAGAGTTTCCGGCATCCATTCCTTTAGCAAAGCGATCGCAGGAGTACGGTGCAGCGGTGTTGATGGGTGCCCCTAACCTGGTGCGGGGTGGCTCCCATGTGGGCTACATGAGTGTGGCAGATGCGGTTCAGGCAGGTGTGGTAGATTGCCTCTGTTCCGATTATCACTATCCCTCGCTGTTTAACGCTCCATTTAAGTTGGCATTGGGGTTGATGTCCTTTGAGGCAGCGTGGAAACTGGTGTCTACCAACCCTGCAAAAGCCGCAGGTATTGGCGATCGCAAAGGTTCCATTGTCCCAGGTCTGGATGCAGATTTTCTGCTGGTCAAACCCGATCGCTCACTGCCATCGGCGATCGCCTCCGTTTACATCAAAGGACAGGAGGTCGCCCGATATAGTTAA
- a CDS encoding adenylate/guanylate cyclase domain-containing protein, whose product MSVQYFQKIYPSGYLSRLSDLIEERLTPGADKEQIDARIWDLFGEKWAVLFTDLSGFSRFVAEFGIIHFLQIIYESQRIFSPCIDRHDGILIKMEGDSMLVLFRQPVKALQCAIDMQRTAKAYNQDKIDAEKILPCVGIGYGRILTIGEQDVFGAEVNAASKLGEDTAKAWEILVTDSVVERVQTMSDIGLERIDTIPPGANGAFKVSYALE is encoded by the coding sequence ATGTCTGTGCAATACTTTCAAAAAATTTATCCCAGTGGATATTTGTCTCGGCTGTCAGACTTGATTGAAGAACGCCTCACCCCCGGAGCCGATAAGGAACAGATTGATGCTCGAATTTGGGATCTGTTTGGTGAAAAATGGGCAGTGTTGTTTACAGATTTGTCGGGTTTTTCGCGGTTTGTCGCAGAATTTGGCATTATTCATTTTCTGCAAATCATTTACGAATCTCAAAGAATTTTTTCTCCCTGCATTGATAGACACGACGGTATCCTCATCAAGATGGAAGGCGACAGTATGCTAGTCCTCTTTCGTCAGCCCGTTAAAGCATTACAGTGTGCGATCGATATGCAGCGAACGGCTAAAGCCTATAACCAGGACAAAATTGATGCTGAAAAAATTCTCCCATGTGTGGGCATTGGCTACGGCAGGATTTTGACCATCGGCGAACAGGATGTGTTTGGAGCAGAGGTCAACGCCGCTAGTAAATTGGGAGAAGACACGGCAAAAGCCTGGGAAATTTTAGTAACCGATTCGGTAGTTGAGCGTGTACAAACCATGTCAGATATTGGTTTAGAGCGGATTGATACCATTCCTCCGGGGGCAAATGGCGCATTTAAAGTGAGCTACGCATTAGAGTAG
- a CDS encoding phosphonate degradation HD-domain oxygenase — protein MTYSLAKILDILTAKGGAQYGREAVSQLEHALQCATLAESANRSAELISACLLHDLGHLIHDLGEDVADRGIDDRHEYRAIPVLATLFSPAVTEPIRLHVEAKRYLCAVDPTYWDSLSPVSKHSLELQGGVFSPEAAAQFIQQPYAKEAVQLRVWDDRAKVPQAATPDLNHFVPILNRCLL, from the coding sequence ATGACTTACTCTCTAGCAAAAATTTTAGACATCTTAACGGCAAAAGGTGGCGCACAGTATGGGCGTGAAGCCGTCAGCCAACTGGAACACGCACTGCAATGCGCTACATTAGCGGAATCTGCTAATCGCTCTGCCGAACTCATTTCTGCTTGTTTGCTACATGATCTGGGACACTTGATTCACGATTTGGGTGAAGATGTTGCCGATCGCGGCATTGACGATCGCCACGAATATCGCGCCATTCCCGTGTTAGCAACACTCTTTAGCCCTGCGGTTACAGAGCCCATTCGTCTACACGTCGAGGCAAAACGGTACTTGTGCGCCGTTGACCCCACCTACTGGGATTCGCTCTCCCCTGTTTCCAAACACAGCTTAGAGCTACAAGGTGGGGTGTTTTCACCGGAAGCAGCGGCACAGTTCATCCAACAGCCCTATGCTAAAGAAGCGGTGCAGTTGCGCGTGTGGGACGATCGCGCCAAAGTCCCCCAAGCGGCAACCCCTGATCTGAACCATTTTGTCCCGATTCTCAACCGTTGCCTGTTATGA
- a CDS encoding GNAT family N-acetyltransferase, translating to MNLAYRTATSADLPLLNFLYAAMDDKPLLPNDQIAEIFAAIAQVPNYSIYLASLADEPHSHPIGTFSLLVTPTMMHRGFHRSAILDSVTVHPDYRNQGIGKAMMQKALQLSKEAGCYKVTLSSNVKRDRAHAFYESLGFKQHGWSFSYLLSNH from the coding sequence ATGAATCTCGCCTATCGCACCGCAACCTCTGCCGATTTGCCTCTGCTGAACTTTCTCTACGCAGCGATGGACGACAAACCCCTATTGCCCAATGATCAGATTGCCGAGATTTTTGCGGCGATCGCCCAGGTTCCCAATTACAGCATCTATCTCGCTAGTCTGGCAGATGAGCCACACTCACACCCCATCGGCACATTTAGTTTGCTGGTAACACCAACGATGATGCACCGAGGATTTCATAGATCTGCCATTTTGGACTCAGTTACAGTTCACCCTGACTATCGCAATCAGGGTATCGGCAAAGCCATGATGCAAAAGGCATTACAACTCAGCAAAGAAGCAGGGTGTTACAAAGTGACCCTGTCCTCCAATGTAAAACGCGATCGCGCCCATGCCTTTTACGAATCGCTAGGATTCAAACAACATGGTTGGAGTTTTAGTTATCTGTTGTCAAACCATTAG
- a CDS encoding HAD-IA family hydrolase codes for MPDYKPITHIIYDLDGLLLDTEFIHAQVNQAIASQYGKVFDTSIQSKVIGRMAADSARIIIDLLELPLTVEEFVTQKNALIYDRYPLARPMAGAMELTQHFHQHGIPQAIASSSTQRPFQAKTTHHREWMSLFQCVILSDDPASPRGKPAPDCFLVAAERLGTTPDQCLVFEDSIAGVTAAKRAGMSVVAVPAPYVDRGLLQEADEIFTSLAEFQPEPWHLPSKHFMPSAL; via the coding sequence ATGCCTGATTACAAACCCATTACTCATATCATTTACGACTTAGATGGCTTATTACTGGATACAGAATTTATCCACGCCCAAGTCAATCAAGCGATCGCCAGTCAATACGGCAAGGTGTTTGACACCTCCATTCAAAGCAAAGTAATCGGTCGCATGGCGGCAGACTCAGCCCGCATCATTATCGACCTGTTAGAGTTGCCGTTGACCGTTGAGGAGTTTGTGACACAAAAAAATGCGCTCATTTACGATCGATATCCATTGGCGCGTCCCATGGCAGGTGCAATGGAGCTAACGCAACACTTTCACCAGCACGGCATTCCTCAAGCGATCGCCTCTAGCTCAACTCAACGCCCCTTTCAAGCCAAGACCACTCATCATCGGGAGTGGATGAGCCTATTTCAGTGTGTGATTTTGAGTGATGATCCTGCATCACCCAGAGGCAAACCTGCACCCGACTGTTTTCTTGTTGCCGCCGAAAGACTGGGCACAACCCCTGATCAGTGTTTAGTATTTGAGGACTCGATCGCTGGAGTCACTGCTGCAAAACGGGCTGGAATGTCGGTAGTGGCGGTGCCTGCGCCTTACGTTGATCGTGGTCTATTGCAGGAAGCAGATGAAATTTTCACTTCCCTCGCCGAGTTTCAACCCGAACCCTGGCATTTGCCGTCCAAACACTTCATGCCCTCAGCCCTATGA
- a CDS encoding class I SAM-dependent methyltransferase, translated as MTQQVESQIEATVRQQYNQLAKRYDRRWRQYINNTLIFFKDWMRLAPDAIALDIACGTGELERLLLTQNPHQPITGIDISNEMLIQAHQKLSRFPNVTFQVATARSLPFQDHQFDAVFSANAFHYFDQPNLALREMQRVLKPDGRLLLLDWCRDSWTCQLCDRVLQWLDPAHKQCYTQAELHHLLTSNQFHIVRSQKVRFGLIWELMAVEAVIG; from the coding sequence ATGACCCAACAAGTTGAAAGTCAGATAGAAGCAACCGTCCGACAGCAATATAACCAACTGGCAAAACGGTATGATCGCCGCTGGCGACAATATATCAACAACACGCTGATATTCTTCAAAGACTGGATGCGCCTTGCTCCTGATGCGATCGCCCTCGACATCGCCTGTGGTACAGGGGAGTTAGAGCGTTTATTGCTAACTCAAAACCCACACCAACCAATCACAGGCATCGATATTTCTAATGAAATGTTGATCCAGGCACACCAGAAATTGAGCCGTTTTCCCAATGTAACCTTTCAAGTTGCAACGGCGCGATCGCTGCCATTTCAAGATCACCAATTTGATGCTGTTTTCTCAGCCAATGCATTTCATTACTTTGACCAACCCAACCTGGCGTTAAGAGAGATGCAACGAGTCTTGAAACCTGACGGTAGATTGTTACTCCTCGACTGGTGCCGCGACTCCTGGACGTGTCAATTGTGCGATCGGGTGTTACAGTGGCTAGACCCGGCACACAAACAGTGTTACACCCAGGCAGAACTTCATCACTTGCTGACCTCAAATCAGTTTCACATTGTGCGATCGCAAAAGGTGCGATTTGGATTGATTTGGGAGTTAATGGCGGTTGAGGCAGTGATTGGTTAA
- the phnE gene encoding phosphonate ABC transporter, permease protein PhnE, with the protein MSDKSALTSPTTSLTVKEMLDREEKLITPIRIVYLIAAIALLIYSGIKSDLSFGELAEGSGNMVEYITRYFPPNFNNWRLYLQDTMETISMGIWGTLLAAIVGVPLAILASENICPNWIVFPIRRILDAMRAINEVVFALIFVVAVGLGPFAGVLALFVHTAGTLGKLFSEAIEAIEPGQVEGIRATGASKLQEIVFGVIPQVLPLWTSFTLYRFEANVRSASVLGIVGAGGIGVSLYQSFRSFKYPQVCAILIILIVSVSIIDTVSAKIRQKLV; encoded by the coding sequence ATGTCAGATAAATCTGCCTTAACATCCCCAACTACCTCCCTGACGGTCAAAGAGATGCTAGACCGGGAGGAGAAGCTGATCACCCCCATTCGCATTGTCTATCTGATTGCGGCGATCGCCCTGTTGATCTATTCCGGTATCAAGAGCGATCTGAGCTTTGGTGAACTGGCTGAGGGTAGCGGCAACATGGTGGAATATATCACTCGCTATTTCCCCCCGAATTTCAATAATTGGCGGCTCTATCTGCAAGACACGATGGAGACGATTTCGATGGGGATCTGGGGTACGTTGTTAGCGGCGATCGTGGGTGTGCCGCTGGCAATCCTGGCATCTGAAAATATTTGCCCTAACTGGATTGTGTTTCCGATCCGGCGAATTCTCGATGCGATGCGAGCGATCAATGAAGTTGTTTTTGCGTTGATCTTTGTGGTTGCAGTGGGTCTGGGACCCTTTGCTGGGGTGTTGGCTCTGTTCGTTCACACGGCTGGAACGCTTGGGAAACTGTTTTCTGAGGCGATCGAGGCGATCGAACCGGGGCAGGTCGAAGGCATTCGGGCAACAGGAGCCAGTAAGTTACAGGAAATTGTTTTTGGGGTGATTCCTCAAGTGTTACCGTTGTGGACATCCTTCACGCTCTATCGCTTTGAGGCAAATGTCCGATCCGCTTCTGTGTTGGGAATTGTTGGTGCAGGCGGAATCGGCGTTTCGCTCTATCAGAGCTTCCGGTCGTTCAAATATCCTCAAGTCTGCGCGATTCTCATCATCCTGATTGTGTCGGTTTCCATCATTGATACGGTTTCTGCCAAGATTCGCCAAAAGTTGGTTTAG
- the phnD gene encoding phosphonate ABC transporter substrate-binding protein has product MLKKLFTKSTATATVALMTAGLLASCTAPSQETSSADSASPAAEGAACAAEIPEIEFGIISTESQENLKPLWEPFLDAMEAEIGRPVTGFYATDYAGVIEAMGAGKLQIAWYGGKAYIEAAERSNAEVFAQTVNADGTQGYYSHLITNVDNPILQNIDVEKGDGDQYVIQNAADLTFAFNDPESTSGFLVPTYYVFAKNGVNPNEAFEELLFSGSHEATAQAVANNQVDVATNNSESLLRLEESDPAAREKVQIIWTSPIIPSDPIAYRNDLPDCLKEEIRTFFYSYTDAAVLEPLGWSKFVEAEDSQWNTIRELEIAKDILEVQNDANLSEADKQTQLDELNQKLEALQ; this is encoded by the coding sequence ATGTTGAAAAAACTGTTCACAAAATCGACTGCTACAGCAACGGTTGCTTTGATGACGGCAGGCTTGTTGGCTAGCTGCACTGCGCCATCTCAGGAAACGAGTTCGGCTGATTCCGCTAGCCCTGCGGCTGAAGGTGCAGCTTGTGCAGCAGAAATTCCTGAAATTGAGTTTGGCATTATCTCAACTGAATCTCAGGAAAATCTAAAGCCCCTCTGGGAACCTTTCCTGGATGCAATGGAAGCTGAAATCGGTCGCCCTGTGACTGGTTTTTATGCCACAGACTACGCAGGTGTGATCGAAGCCATGGGCGCAGGCAAATTGCAAATCGCCTGGTATGGTGGCAAGGCTTACATCGAGGCAGCAGAGCGGTCTAATGCTGAAGTATTTGCTCAAACCGTTAACGCTGATGGCACTCAGGGCTACTACTCCCACCTGATCACAAACGTCGATAACCCCATCCTGCAAAATATTGACGTTGAAAAGGGAGATGGCGACCAGTACGTCATTCAAAATGCGGCTGATCTGACCTTTGCTTTCAACGACCCCGAATCCACTTCTGGCTTCCTGGTTCCCACCTACTACGTCTTCGCTAAGAACGGTGTTAACCCCAACGAAGCTTTTGAAGAATTGCTGTTCTCAGGTAGCCATGAAGCAACGGCTCAAGCGGTTGCAAACAATCAGGTGGATGTTGCTACAAACAACAGTGAATCGTTGTTGCGATTGGAGGAATCTGATCCAGCTGCACGCGAAAAAGTTCAGATCATCTGGACTTCCCCCATCATCCCCAGTGATCCGATCGCTTACCGCAATGATCTGCCCGACTGCCTCAAAGAAGAAATCCGCACTTTCTTCTACAGCTACACAGATGCAGCGGTTCTGGAACCTCTGGGTTGGTCTAAGTTTGTTGAAGCAGAAGACTCCCAATGGAATACCATTCGTGAGTTAGAAATCGCAAAGGACATTCTGGAAGTGCAGAATGACGCAAACCTGAGCGAAGCTGACAAGCAAACCCAACTGGATGAACTCAATCAGAAGCTAGAAGCATTGCAGTAA
- the phnC gene encoding phosphonate ABC transporter ATP-binding protein, protein MQSYLTPNAVEIRDLTKSFKVKQATKIDVLKKVSFAVAKGERVALVGASGSGKSTLLRTLNGLHQADGGMIEIFGTPIQADGKMHSKVRQLRSQIGFIFQQFNLVSRLTVIENVLVGNLANVSPIKSILHWFSKEDKERALAALERVGILNQAYKRASELSGGQQQRVAIARCLMQGAQIILADEPIASLDPESARKVMELLVYLNREHGITVITSLHQVQMVRHYFERAIALQGGEVRFDGKTTDLDNTRLNQIYGSAAEELVLSGHGEALVH, encoded by the coding sequence ATGCAAAGCTATCTAACGCCCAATGCGGTTGAAATCAGAGATTTAACGAAGTCATTTAAGGTCAAACAGGCTACCAAAATTGATGTCCTCAAAAAGGTTAGCTTTGCGGTCGCAAAGGGTGAACGAGTTGCTCTGGTAGGAGCGTCTGGTTCTGGTAAATCCACCTTGCTGCGTACGCTCAACGGTCTGCATCAGGCAGATGGTGGCATGATTGAGATCTTTGGGACGCCCATTCAGGCAGATGGCAAGATGCACTCTAAAGTGCGGCAGTTGCGCAGCCAGATTGGCTTTATTTTCCAGCAGTTCAACCTGGTGAGCCGTTTGACGGTGATTGAGAATGTGTTGGTGGGCAATCTCGCTAATGTCTCTCCCATCAAGTCTATTCTCCATTGGTTTTCCAAGGAAGATAAAGAGAGAGCACTGGCAGCACTGGAGCGAGTCGGGATTCTTAACCAGGCGTACAAACGTGCCTCGGAGTTGTCGGGTGGGCAACAGCAGCGAGTGGCGATCGCTCGTTGTCTCATGCAGGGGGCGCAGATTATTTTGGCGGATGAGCCGATCGCCTCTCTCGACCCAGAATCTGCCCGTAAGGTGATGGAACTGCTGGTTTATCTCAACCGAGAGCATGGCATCACAGTCATCACCTCACTGCATCAGGTGCAAATGGTGCGGCACTACTTTGAACGGGCGATCGCGCTCCAGGGTGGAGAAGTCCGGTTTGACGGCAAGACAACTGACCTGGACAACACCCGACTCAATCAAATTTATGGCTCAGCCGCTGAGGAATTAGTGCTGTCTGGACACGGTGAGGCACTGGTTCACTAA
- the phnF gene encoding phosphonate metabolism transcriptional regulator PhnF, whose amino-acid sequence MTQEALPLYLQIANELRRNISDAIYQLGDQLPTEAELSARFGVNRHTLRRAIEILRHEGLVRIDRGRGTFVASAPITYPIGKRVRYNEALKAQGLKVSRKLLHLAEIPADPSLAKRLELPVGSSLILLELLSFADDRPISVGTSYFPAARFPHFADQWGQYQSISRLLQQEYGCDHIRRSTRISARMVQPNDAKLLELPLNAPILLTESINVDQQEQVIEYGVTRFRGDRMELVFENEII is encoded by the coding sequence ATGACTCAAGAGGCGTTACCCCTATATCTGCAAATTGCCAACGAGCTTCGGCGCAACATTTCAGATGCGATCTATCAACTGGGTGATCAATTGCCGACCGAAGCTGAGTTGAGTGCTCGGTTTGGAGTCAACCGCCATACGTTGCGACGCGCTATTGAGATTTTGCGGCATGAGGGGTTGGTGCGAATCGATCGCGGGCGGGGCACGTTTGTTGCCTCTGCACCGATTACCTATCCCATCGGCAAGCGGGTTCGCTACAACGAAGCCTTAAAAGCCCAGGGCTTAAAGGTCAGCCGTAAGTTGTTACACCTGGCGGAGATCCCGGCTGATCCATCGCTGGCAAAACGGTTGGAGTTACCCGTGGGCAGTAGCTTGATTTTGTTAGAATTACTGAGCTTTGCAGACGATCGCCCCATCAGTGTCGGCACCAGCTACTTTCCTGCGGCTCGTTTCCCTCACTTTGCTGACCAATGGGGACAGTATCAATCCATCTCTCGTCTATTGCAGCAAGAATATGGCTGTGACCACATCCGTCGCAGTACGCGCATCTCTGCCCGTATGGTGCAACCCAACGACGCAAAACTTCTGGAATTGCCGCTCAACGCCCCCATTCTGCTAACAGAATCGATCAATGTCGATCAACAGGAGCAGGTGATTGAATACGGTGTGACACGGTTTCGGGGCGATCGCATGGAGTTGGTCTTTGAAAACGAGATCATTTAA